AACACTGAAGGACCGCTGATTGCATTGTCAGATTCCGCAAAGTGATGAGATGAAAAACCATTGGAAATTCCAAACTTATTTTGATAGAGATCCGTGCTTTCTGCAAATTCCTGGCTAGAAGGGTTCTGTGGCATTTGCCCAAAAAGACTAAATGAGGACTCCATATCAAATGGATGATATTTGGAATCCTCCTGTCTTGCAAATGAAAATCTGGACTGACCATTATTCGGAGCTTTCCAGGAAGTACATAATTTGAGTATGTTTGGCTGCTTGACAGTGTCACACAACAAATTAGCCAAGTTATGAGGAGAAGCTAAGGATTCATCCCAAGTATCAAAATCTAGTGACAATATGTTAGAAATTATACTGCTCTCTCCTGTTTCTTTAGCATCATTACCCTCAACATAATCAAGGAATCTTCCAATCTGCTTCCCTTTCCCCTCACTTGGAAGCAGATGAGAGCCATCTACGGTAATATCAGAACCGATACTACTGCTTATGTACTTCTCAGGGTATCCATTTGATAAAGAAGAAACACTTGATCCATGAAGATGCAAACTGTCACTAACTTTATTGTCTACATTGAATGCATCAGCATCCAAATTAACAGCACCACGTTGAAACCAATGGGGCCTAGATTGGTTTGATAAATGAAGTGATATTGGTGAATTTGGAACATAACTTGAACGGCTAATTACTTTCGGATCGTTGAGTCTTTGATTATCAAAAGACAATATGTCTTCCTCTATGTCAGAGCTTCTATTTGCCACTGGTTGAGTTTGTCTATCATTTATCCAATCAGACTGCTGTTTAGAAACACAAAACCCACTGGGAGACGTCACAGTTCTCCCAATGGCTAGTGAACTTAAAGGTTCTCGGTAATCCTCGGTATAAAATTGTTGTAAGCACAGACTACTAGGTGAGCCGCTCGATCCATGATCAGAATCTGCACTGCTTGGTCTAAGTACATTAGATGGTCCACCATAGACATTCCTATCTACTGTCAACTTCTGCATATCAGAGCACAAACTGTGTATCTTCCCATCAGTAGAGCCAGTACATCCTGGTTTTTCACTAGAGGAAATAAAAGACTGCTCTGCATGGAAAAAGGTGGAGTTTGTAACAGTTGATGGCATATTACTTCCCTGTTCATAATGATTGAATACTGGTGGACAAGATAACTCGCAGCTCAATGACTTAGAAGCAGAAACTCCACCAAGTGTAGTTGGTTTCTCTAGTACAGTTGTTTGACAATCCAAATCAGCATTCTGCTGTTTACCCTTCATTTGCATATCGTGAATCTCCTCAGATGACTTCTTTATAACATCTCCATGTACTGGGTAATTCTGATTTGTGTTTGTTACTGCAGATGAAAATGGTAATGCGCTTCTAACCGTATCAGATTTCTGCTTAGACGGTCCATTTGATGACGCTAAACCAGCTGTTTGAGGATGGTTTAAAGCACGCATTCCCCTGGCAGAATGTCAGAACTTTTAGCCAAAGAAATagacataaaaaaacaaaacaacaatTAAATGTCATACCATGACGCTCCAGCAGGAAGAGCAACAGATCTTCCAGTGCTTCCATTTGGCGGAGAACCTTTAGGAATGCACACTGTTGTATTCTGTACCACAACAAAATCAATAACGATCATGAGCAGGAGCCAAGGACAAGTATACATAGTGCCTTAACCTAAGCCATCTGAAACAACTCACACCATTGTGGAAAAAGTTCTTTAGCGACCCAAGATAAAACAAACTACCAACAAGCACGGAGGTCTGCTTGCATGTAGAGCAGATCATTGTTTtcctagtttttttttaatataatatttgaacTTCCCATTTTTGTTAGGAAGGTGAAAAAATGAACTTACATTTGGAGCATTTTTAGAAATGGGTTTTGCTGCAGAAGCATAACTGGGGGTGGGGCAATAATCATTCACCGGCGGAGGTAACATATTCCCAGCAGGCCACAGCATATTGTTTGTTGCACCAGTTATCTGTTGAACCCTGCTCCTTTAAACAACTAAGTAAGTCCTAATCAAGAGAATGCATTACTCAAAATTCAAGGAGAACTTGGTTTACATGCttggaattgaaaaaaaaaagaaaaaaaaatttcaaagacaaCAAAGGGAGTCAATTAATCCAGAATTTGATTTAGAGCTTCTATTTGGACTGCAAGGACTAAAGTAGTTAACCAATTTTTGAAGAGATTCTTTTAAAGTAGGTGATTACAAAAGAAAAGATGACAACCAATAAGTCTTAACAAAGACGACAGAAAACCAAATACCAGAGACAAATTAGgcgaaatataaataaaagctGTCAACAGTCTTTTAAAAATGTTAGACTCTGTTATAGAAACATGTGGAAAAAACATttggtaaaataaaattttatttctataataGTAACATGAGAAATGAAATCCTAAAAGTTGGATGCAACAACTACAACTAGAGTagcaaaattaaaatgaatataccTTGTGTATGCCGATATAATCTCATCTTTTGTGAAACTATCCTCTTGAgaaccaatctcatgcaaatatagaCAATCAGGATTGTTGCAAGGCTGATACCaccagagaaaaaaaaaacacttcagACTACACTTTATTCCTATTTTCTGAACTTAGCAGCAATAAATGACTTTCTCCAACTTAAAAAACAAATTAGCAAAAAATCTCTTCTAAACATACCACATTTCTCAGCCATGCATGACAATACTTTGTTGTACCAAAGCAAGCCCTGAAATTAATATTCCAAGTATTATAGATTATAACCAAGACCAAGTATTCGTTCAATgatcaagaaaataaaaaaattccataaCATTCTCATACTTTAATGGTCTACCCTCCAAAACAAATCCATGTATAGACCGGATACAATgaattgcttcttcttcttttgaatAAGTAATATATCTGCACACAGGATAAGCAAATgcaaaattaaagagaaaaaacTAAATAACAGAGAACAACAGAGCAGCAGGAAAACAATATCTTCAAATTAATAAGATACGATGTTCCTATTCAAAGAACTCAGCTACATAATATAAA
The genomic region above belongs to Gossypium hirsutum isolate 1008001.06 chromosome D05, Gossypium_hirsutum_v2.1, whole genome shotgun sequence and contains:
- the LOC107906189 gene encoding uncharacterized protein isoform X1 — protein: MSDEGEKTCPLCAEEMDLTDQQLKPCKCGYEICVWCWHHIMEMAEKDETEGKCPACRCAYDKDRIVGMAANCERLVAEINSERKSKSTKAKTKSSEGRRQLSSVRVIQRNLVYIVGLPLNLGDEDLLQQREYFGQYGKVLKVSMSRTATGVIQQFPNNTCSVYITYSKEEEAIHCIRSIHGFVLEGRPLKACFGTTKYCHAWLRNVPCNNPDCLYLHEIGSQEDSFTKDEIISAYTRSRVQQITGATNNMLWPAGNMLPPPVNDYCPTPSYASAAKPISKNAPNNTTVCIPKGSPPNGSTGRSVALPAGASWGMRALNHPQTAGLASSNGPSKQKSDTVRSALPFSSAVTNTNQNYPVHGDVIKKSSEEIHDMQMKGKQQNADLDCQTTVLEKPTTLGGVSASKSLSCELSCPPVFNHYEQGSNMPSTVTNSTFFHAEQSFISSSEKPGCTGSTDGKIHSLCSDMQKLTVDRNVYGGPSNVLRPSSADSDHGSSGSPSSLCLQQFYTEDYREPLSSLAIGRTVTSPSGFCVSKQQSDWINDRQTQPVANRSSDIEEDILSFDNQRLNDPKVISRSSYVPNSPISLHLSNQSRPHWFQRGAVNLDADAFNVDNKVSDSLHLHGSSVSSLSNGYPEKYISSSIGSDITVDGSHLLPSEGKGKQIGRFLDYVEGNDAKETGESSIISNILSLDFDTWDESLASPHNLANLLCDTVKQPNILKLCTSWKAPNNGQSRFSFARQEDSKYHPFDMESSFSLFGQMPQNPSSQEFAESTDLYQNKFGISNGFSSHHFAESDNAISGPSVFSSNKLSAVSRPQISAPPGFSVPSRTPPPGFSHERIDHAYDTTSEILIRLWQVVGLVALGI
- the LOC107906189 gene encoding uncharacterized protein isoform X3, encoding MSDEGEKTCPLCAEEMDLTDQQLKPCKCGYEICVWCWHHIMEMAEKDETEGKCPACRCAYDKDRIVGMAANCERLVAEINSERKSKSTKAKTKSSEGRRQLSSVRVIQRNLVYIVGLPLNLGDEDLLQQREYFGQYGKVLKVSMSRTATGVIQQFPNNTCSVYITYSKEEEAIHCIRSIHGFVLEGRPLKACFGTTKYCHAWLRNVPCNNPDCLYLHEIGSQEDSFTKDEIISAYTRVQQITGATNNMLWPAGNMLPPPVNDYCPTPSYASAAKPISKNAPNNTTVCIPKGSPPNGSTGRSVALPAGASWGMRALNHPQTAGLASSNGPSKQKSDTVRSALPFSSAVTNTNQNYPVHGDVIKKSSEEIHDMQMKGKQQNADLDCQTTVLEKPTTLGGVSASKSLSCELSCPPVFNHYEQGSNMPSTVTNSTFFHAEQSFISSSEKPGCTGSTDGKIHSLCSDMQKLTVDRNVYGGPSNVLRPSSADSDHGSSGSPSSLCLQQFYTEDYREPLSSLAIGRTVTSPSGFCVSKQQSDWINDRQTQPVANRSSDIEEDILSFDNQRLNDPKVISRSSYVPNSPISLHLSNQSRPHWFQRGAVNLDADAFNVDNKVSDSLHLHGSSVSSLSNGYPEKYISSSIGSDITVDGSHLLPSEGKGKQIGRFLDYVEGNDAKETGESSIISNILSLDFDTWDESLASPHNLANLLCDTVKQPNILKLCTSWKAPNNGQSRFSFARQEDSKYHPFDMESSFSLFGQMPQNPSSQEFAESTDLYQNKFGISNGFSSHHFAESDNAISGPSVFSSNKLSAVSRPQISAPPGFSVPSRTPPPGFSHERIDHAYDTTSEILIRLWQVVGLVALGI
- the LOC107906189 gene encoding uncharacterized protein isoform X4 codes for the protein MSDEGEKTCPLCAEEMDLTDQQLKPCKCGYEICVWCWHHIMEMAEKDETEGKCPACRCAYDKDRIVGMAANCERLVAEINSERKSKSTKAKTKSSEGRRQLSSVRVIQRNLVYIVGLPLNLGDEDLLQQREYFGQYGKVLKVSMSRTATGVIQQFPNNTCSVYITYSKEEEAIHCIRSIHGFVLEGRPLKACFGTTKYCHAWLRNVPCNNPDCLYLHEIGSQEDSFTKDEIISAYTRVQQITGATNNMLWPAGNMLPPPVNDYCPTPSYASAAKPISKNAPNNTTVCIPKGSPPNGSTGRSVALPAGASWGMRALNHPQTAGLASSNGPSKQKSDTVRSALPFSSAVTNTNQNYPVHGDVIKKSSEEIHDMQMKGKQQNADLDCQTTVLEKPTTLGGVSASKSLSCELSCPPVFNHYEQGSNMPSTVTNSTFFHAEQSFISSSEKPGCTGSTDGKIHSLCSDMQKLTVDRNVYGGPSNVLRPSSADSDHGSSGSPSSLCLQQFYTEDYREPLSSLAIGRTVTSPSGFCVSKQQSDWINDRQTQPVANRSSDIEEDILSFDNQRLNDPKVISRSSYVPNSPISLHLSNQSRPHWFQRGAVNLDADAFNVDNKVSDSLHLHGSSVSSLSNGYPEKYISSSIGSDITVDGSHLLPSEGKGKQIGRFLDYVEGNDAKETGESSIISNILSLDFDTWDESLASPHNLANLLCDTVKQPNILKLCTSWKAPNNGQSRFSFARQEDSKYHPFDMESSFSLFGQMPQNPSSQEFAESTDLYQNKFGISNGFSSHHFAESDNAISGPSVFSSNKLSVSRPQISAPPGFSVPSRTPPPGFSHERIDHAYDTTSEILIRLWQVVGLVALGI
- the LOC107906189 gene encoding uncharacterized protein isoform X5, with the protein product MSDEGEKTCPLCAEEMDLTDQQLKPCKCGYEICVWCWHHIMEMAEKDETEGKCPACRCAYDKDRIVGMAANCERLVAEINSERKSKSTKAKTKSSEGRRQLSSVRVIQRNLVYIVGLPLNLGDEDLLQQREYFGQYGKVLKVSMSRTATGVIQQFPNNTCSVYITYSKEEEAIHCIRSIHGFVLEGRPLKACFGTTKYCHAWLRNVPCNNPDCLYLHEIGSQEDSFTKDEIISAYTRSRVQQITGATNNMLWPAGNMLPPPVNDYCPTPSYASAAKPISKNAPNNTTVCIPKGSPPNGSTGRSVALPAGASWGMRALNHPQTAGLASSNGPSKQKSDTVRSALPFSSAVTNTNQNYPVHGDVIKKSSEEIHDMQMKGKQQNADLDCQTTVLEKPTTLGGVSASKSLSCELSCPPVFNHYEQGSNMPSTVTNSTFFHAEQSFISSSEKPGCTGSTDGKIHSLCSDMQKLTVDRNVYGGPSNVLRPSSADSDHGSSGSPSSLCLQQFYTEDYREPLSSLAIGRTVTSPSGFCVSKQQSDWINDRQTQPVANRSSDIEEDILSFDNQRLNDPKVISRSSYVPNSPISLHLSNQSRPHWFQRGAVNLDADAFNVDNKVSDSLHLHGSSVSSLSNGYPEKYISSSIGSDITVDGSHLLPSEGKGKQIGRFLDYVEGNDAKETGESSIISNILSLDFDTWDESLASPHNLANLLCDTVKQPNILKLCTSWKAPNNGQSRFSFARQEDSKYHPFDMESSFSLFGQMPQNPSSQEFAESTDLYQNKFGISNGFSSHHFAESDNAISGPSVFSSNKLSVSRPQISAPPGFSVPSRTPPPGFSHERIDHAYDTTSGNHLMDCSSLLRNSYQALASGGIGGPGDIEFMDPAILAVGKGRLQGALNSSGLDMRSNFPPQLDPYEDEARFQLLMQRSLSPNQNMRYDGGDSSPYFEGISSGLMDQSQVNKISPFAQLSLPQSRNTNGHWDGWNEVEGGNGIGVAELLQNQRLGFNKFYSGYEDSNKYRMPTSGDLYSRTFGM
- the LOC107906189 gene encoding uncharacterized protein isoform X2, which gives rise to MSDEGEKTCPLCAEEMDLTDQQLKPCKCGYEICVWCWHHIMEMAEKDETEGKCPACRCAYDKDRIVGMAANCERLVAEINSERKSKSTKAKTKSSEGRRQLSSVRVIQRNLVYIVGLPLNLGDEDLLQQREYFGQYGKVLKVSMSRTATGVIQQFPNNTCSVYITYSKEEEAIHCIRSIHGFVLEGRPLKACFGTTKYCHAWLRNVPCNNPDCLYLHEIGSQEDSFTKDEIISAYTRSRVQQITGATNNMLWPAGNMLPPPVNDYCPTPSYASAAKPISKNAPNNTTVCIPKGSPPNGSTGRSVALPAGASWGMRALNHPQTAGLASSNGPSKQKSDTVRSALPFSSAVTNTNQNYPVHGDVIKKSSEEIHDMQMKGKQQNADLDCQTTVLEKPTTLGGVSASKSLSCELSCPPVFNHYEQGSNMPSTVTNSTFFHAEQSFISSSEKPGCTGSTDGKIHSLCSDMQKLTVDRNVYGGPSNVLRPSSADSDHGSSGSPSSLCLQQFYTEDYREPLSSLAIGRTVTSPSGFCVSKQQSDWINDRQTQPVANRSSDIEEDILSFDNQRLNDPKVISRSSYVPNSPISLHLSNQSRPHWFQRGAVNLDADAFNVDNKVSDSLHLHGSSVSSLSNGYPEKYISSSIGSDITVDGSHLLPSEGKGKQIGRFLDYVEGNDAKETGESSIISNILSLDFDTWDESLASPHNLANLLCDTVKQPNILKLCTSWKAPNNGQSRFSFARQEDSKYHPFDMESSFSLFGQMPQNPSSQEFAESTDLYQNKFGISNGFSSHHFAESDNAISGPSVFSSNKLSVSRPQISAPPGFSVPSRTPPPGFSHERIDHAYDTTSEILIRLWQVVGLVALGI